In Acidiphilium acidophilum, the sequence GCGGCGCTTGGCCTGCCACGATCCGGGGCAGCAGCCATCCAGAGCGCCCCGCCGCTCTATATCACCACGCCGAAGCCGTTGCCGGCCTTCAACTTCTCCGACGCATCAGGTCACCCCCTCACGCTCGCCGATTTCCTCGGCAAATTCGTGCTGCTGAACATCTGGGCGACTTGGTGCATCCCCTGCCGCAAGGAAATGCCCACCTTGGATCAGTTGCAAGTAAAGCTTGGTGGTCCGCATTTCGAAGTGGTGCCGGTTTCGATTGATACCGAGGGACTCGCAGCGGTCAGGAAATTTTATACGGAGATCAAAATCAAGCATCTCGGCATTTTTCTTGACCCGAGCGGCAGCGCGATGCAGGTCCTCAACCTCGAAGGCCTGCCGACAAGTTTTCTGATCGACCCGAATGGCAACCAGATCGGTCGTAAGACTGGCGTCGTGGCCTGGGACAGTCCTTCGGTGATCAGATTTTTGAAACACAAGATATCATGAGCGAGATCATAACTGACGAAAGGCAGTGCCCAATTAGGGCGGGCGAGCTGCATGCGGATACGGTTGATTCCGGGCATGTGATTAATCTTTTTTGGCCTGATCTCTGGCCTAGATGTCCATCTCTGGCCCGTCTCGGCCTTTGCTCGGTGTGCGGCTAGGCTGTCGCGAGACAACGGCCTCCTTTGTAGGTCTCCGCGCCATTGTGGGCTGCTTGGCGCGTTCTGCGGCTTGGTTGGCCTGCCGCAACCCCGACAGGTCTGCACCAGCCAGGGCCGCGCTGAGATTGGCGGTTCTCAACCCAGACAGATCGACGCCGACCAGCCTCTCCCGAAGCTCAACAGCCCAATCACGGGCCTTGTCGAGCGCCTGAGCACCCCACTCCCGCACCTGCTGCCACACCCCTTGCCGCTCCTCGTTCCTGCCCTGCGCGGCCCGCATTTGGTCGCCGCGGTCGGTCTGGACGCCCCGCCGTTCCATCGCGGCCGCCGCCCCCAACTTCGGCTGCGGCTCGCGATCCAGGTCCTGCGCACGCCTCTCCGCTAGCAGGCGTTCAGGCTCGGGCCGAGCCTGGTCCTGCGACATCTCAAGCGCGACCTCGCGCTGAGCGGTCAGGCTCCGATGATCAACGCGCTCCGGGATATGCGCCCGCTCCAATGCCCGGTTGGTGTGCGCTGCCCAGCCCTCTCGCAGATCCACCAGCGGGCTTTTATCCTTCACGAAACCCTTCCCGTCCTTGGTGGCAAAATCAGGGTTCCACTC encodes:
- the mobQ gene encoding MobQ family relaxase codes for the protein MAIYHASVKVVGRSGGRSSVAASAYRSGECLTNERDGNTHDYTKKQGVVHREIMAPENAPTWMRDRSKLWNGVEVAEKRKDAQLFRDVELSLPRELSREEQINLVRNFVKERCVDYGMVADIAVHEPRASDGEKQPHAHIMLTMRRIEGESFGNKAREWNPDFATKDGKGFVKDKSPLVDLREGWAAHTNRALERAHIPERVDHRSLTAQREVALEMSQDQARPEPERLLAERRAQDLDREPQPKLGAAAAMERRGVQTDRGDQMRAAQGRNEERQGVWQQVREWGAQALDKARDWAVELRERLVGVDLSGLRTANLSAALAGADLSGLRQANQAAERAKQPTMARRPTKEAVVSRQPSRTPSKGRDGPEMDI
- a CDS encoding TlpA family protein disulfide reductase; protein product: MTLSPSSRRGFLTLAASGAALGLPRSGAAAIQSAPPLYITTPKPLPAFNFSDASGHPLTLADFLGKFVLLNIWATWCIPCRKEMPTLDQLQVKLGGPHFEVVPVSIDTEGLAAVRKFYTEIKIKHLGIFLDPSGSAMQVLNLEGLPTSFLIDPNGNQIGRKTGVVAWDSPSVIRFLKHKIS